A segment of the Methanothermococcus thermolithotrophicus DSM 2095 genome:
AACTGAAGAACTTATAAACGAACTGATAAATGCAAGAAAGAGAGGAGTTATGGTTAGAATAATTCTCGACAGAAATGTTGAATCAAATAAAAAGGTCAGGAACAGACTCAGTAGCGAAAGGATTTCAGTAAGGACTCTAAACTCTGAAAGAACCCATAATAAGCTCATAATTGTGGATGATACCGTAGTAGTTGGGAGCCATAATTGGACAGATAAGGCTTTATTTGAAAATAGGGAATCCAGCGTAGCAATTGTTGATAAAAACATTCTCACCGATGAAAAGGAATATTTTGAATTTTTATGGAGGTTAAGTAAATGAAAATAGCTATCTTTTCAAAATTAACCTTAAAAGAAGATGAAATAAAGGATGTTCTAAAAGAAGCTGAT
Coding sequences within it:
- a CDS encoding phospholipase D-like domain-containing protein, which encodes MENESKNLEKTKQDIKVLNDEKYYYYVINLLKSAKREISIVMFSIFCCKKTEELINELINARKRGVMVRIILDRNVESNKKVRNRLSSERISVRTLNSERTHNKLIIVDDTVVVGSHNWTDKALFENRESSVAIVDKNILTDEKEYFEFLWRLSK